In a genomic window of Gigantopelta aegis isolate Gae_Host chromosome 9, Gae_host_genome, whole genome shotgun sequence:
- the LOC121380410 gene encoding uncharacterized PE-PGRS family protein PE_PGRS46-like has protein sequence MMSRVVLCLVFSTLASGVFGQLGTAGSGKTAIFGGGQTSVARQLMPSSGSGMSGLGLLGLASGSDLMRDMAMMSMMTNRGQAQSAPVGQRSGGGGMGGLGSGAMGALALTGGLGDSFRQLAGLSMMTKPGMASSPLGMMAAGSVLDLGFGMGDNMLGNMLLLGGLGKSQSSSNQPGRRGGGAGFFGMRQSSSQSIMPWLFMEGW, from the exons ATGATGTCTAGAGTCGTGTTGTGTCTCGTGTTTTCCACTCTTGCCTCAGGTGTATTTGGACAGTTGGGCACCGCGGGATCGGGAAAAACAGCAA TTTTTGGAGGTGGTCAAACATCTGTGGCAAGGCAACTCATGCCGTCCTCCGGTTCCGGCATGTCTGGTCTCGGCTTGTTAGGTCTGGCTTCGGGCAGTGACCTTATGAGAGACATGGCCATGATGAGCATGATGACAAACCGAGGCCAGGCGCAGTCAGCCCCAGTGGGTCAGAGATCAGGCGGAGGAGGAATGGGTGGTCTGGGTAGTGGAGCAATGGGAGCGCTGGCACTCACAGGAGGACTGGGGGACAGTTTCCGTCAACTTGCTGGGCTATCAATGATGACAAAGCCAGGCATGGCCTCCAGTCCGTTAGGCATGATGGCTGCTGGAAGTGTCCTCGATCTTGGCTTTGGAATGGGAGACAACATGTTAGGTAATATGTTGTTGCTTGGCGGTTTAGGCAAATCACAGTCTTCCTCCAACCAGCCAGGTAGACGAGGAGGTGGCGCTGGATTTTTCGGGATGAGGCAAAGTAGTAGCCAGAGTATAATGCCGTGGCTATTTATGGAAGGGTGGTGA